The Nitrospira sp. sequence GGAGCGCTGAAGCCGACGCCGCCTTCCGTCTTGGTCGTCGCCGGCACGCCGAGGCTATGGAGCTCTCCTTCGAGCGCGCCTTCAAGCCCACGCGGGCAAGGTGCAAAGAATCGACGTTTTGTGTTATCCATTTTGCCTGCCGATGATCGGCGAAGACGAGGCCAGGTGATGAATTTTTGCAGTGCCTGCGGCAAGGCCGTGATCCAAAAAGTTCCGCCGGGTGATAACCTGCCTCGCTTCGTGTGTGAAACCTGCCAGGCTATTCATTACCATAATCCCAAGATCGTCGCAGGCTGCATTCCGGAATGGGAAGATCAAATCCTTTTGTGCCGGCGGGCCATCGAGCCGAAATCCGGACTCTGGACCTATCCGGCCGGTTTCATGGAACTCGGTGAGGGCACCGAACAGGCGGCGATGCGGGAAACGCTTGAGGAGGCGCAGGCGCAGGTGACGATCGTGCAGCTCCATTCGGTGTTGAGCCTGCCCCGCATCGGACAGGTCTATATCACCTTCATCGGCCGTCTACAGATCAAGCAGTTCAGCGCAGGATTCGAAAGTCTGGACGTGCGGCTCTTTCCTCGCCACGAGATCCCGTGGAATGAGATTGCCTTTCCGGTGGTGAAGGAGGCCTTGAGGCACTACATCGAGGACGCGGCGCGGGGGACGTTTCAGCTGCATGTCGCCGACGTTCTGGGAGCCATCAACTGACCGCGGTCGAGCGAAGTGTTTTAGAAGCCAAGCTCGCTCTGCCGCAAGATGGCGTGAATGTCGACGAGTTGTTCCGTGCGGTCGATGGCATAGAAAATCCGCCATTCCCCCACGGCATACTTGCAGAGTCCCGGGAGGTCGTCCGCAATGGGTTCATGTCGCAGGTTGTCGACATTGGAGGCCAACCACTTGGACTTGTCGAGGAGCCGTTGCGCCATGGGCTGGTCGATCATGGCGAGGTCCTGCGCGGTGCCGGTTCGAAAGGTGAGGCGATACCAGGGCATGGGAGCCTACCACCGAAGCCCGAGTCGCTCGGCCACCTCTTCACCGGACAGCCGCTCGCCGCTCGCCAACGACTGCTTGAGGCGGGCTCTGAGTGAATCGCCGAGCCGGAGACCGAGATCGGGATCCCCGATCAACTCGCGAATCCGATCGTCCACGAGGCCCCGTACCAGTTCCTTCAATTGTTCCGTCGACAACGACGAGAGGTCCATGAAAGAAGAATACGGTTCAGGATGGATGGAATGCAACGGGTCGGACAGCCAAACACCGACGGGCTTGTATTAGTTCGCGGCTTTGGGAAAGACTAAGGCCTGCCCTGCCTGAACCGAGAGTTGCTCAACCACACGCTTGAGCCGTTCTTCGTCAGCAGGCGCCACTGTCAGAAATTCGACTCCCAAGCCTTGCGACCCGGTCCATCGGACGGTCGCATTGCTGATATGGATCGGGGTAGCCTCGCCGGGCAGTTCGAGAAGCAGCTCCACCATCATCCCGGTGAAGGGGCGAATAGTGCTCTCCAACCGACAACCTTTCAGAGAGAGGTCCTTCACGGAGGCTTTGTAACGAAGCTTGTCCCTTTGAACCAACGTGCTCGGTACTGCGAGTGGGAACCGCGGGAACTTACGAACAACCATCGGGCATCCTCTCGTCTATCGGCAGATCCCCGACCCGCTTGGTATATGGGGATTCAACCCAGCTGGTCGATGTTGTACCTATCGTGTTCTATTGGGCAGGCTAGTTGTCGGAAGCCGTCTTGTCAATGAAAAGCCAGATCCGAGCAGCAGAGTAGGTGGTAAATAGGCTGTAGGTGTTCTGCAGGCTAACTCCATCCAAGGCCTCACCAGCGATAACCCCAATACCCATAATGTCGAGGACCCCAAAAAGGACGAACATAAGGGCCGTAGTAAGGTGATGCGTAGATCCCAGAACCGCCAAAGGCCAGGCCGAACCCAAGGCCCATACCGAAGGGGTAGCCGAAGGAGTAAGGATATGAGTAAGGGACCGGGATGACGCTGGTGGCGGGCCGCTCCGTAAGCCGGCGTTGCAGATCAGCTGTTGCCGTCGATTGCCGGTCGAGCTGGCTTTTGAGTTGGCCGACGGTGCCCTCCTGGGCTTGGAGCTTTCCTTCGAGTTCAGCGATTTTTTTCTGCTGCGCTTCCATGAACGCGTTGACACAACGGACCTGCGCGTCGCCGGCGTAGTTGGAACACTCCCATGGCACTTGGAGGGTTTCAGATGAGGCTGGAAGCGGGGAGAGAGCACAGGCCACACTTCCGGATATGACCAAAACTCTAAGCAACCGATCTCGGAGGGTCTCCACGTTCATAGCCCTCGCCTATAGGGTTATCTATAGGCTACCACGAGAATTTTGCTTTGAACAGATTGCGTAATTGCCTAGAGGAGCTTGCAAAACGGTCTCAAAGCTGTGAGCCGGGCAACAGGTTTGATTTTTGGGGAAAGGGACTTCTACAATGCCGTCGGTTAAGCGGCGGTCATAATTAAGGCTCGGTTCATGCCTGCGCGGCGTCCTTCCAACAAGAAAAAACCCGGCAAGTCTGTTCTTCCGGATCTTTCCGCTAAACGTCGATTTCAGCGGCGGCTCCTGAAGTGGTATGGGGAATATGGTCGGGATTTACCCTGGCGGAAAACCTCAGACCCCTATCACATTCTCGTTTCCGAGGTGATGCTCCAGCAGACGCAAGTCGATCGGGTCGTCCCGAAGTATCACGAGTTTTTGGAGCGGTATCCGAGTTTTGAGGATTTGGCGGAAGCCCAGGTCGCTGATGTGAAGAAGACGTGGTACCCATTGGGATACAACATTCGTCCGGAACGATTGCACGGCATTGCATGCGAAACGGTGGAACGGTACGGAGGGAAATTACCCAGCGACGCCGAGGAATTGCTCTCGTTCAAAGGCATTGGGCGTTATACGGCCGGGGCGATTCGCTCGTTCGCGTTCAATGAAGATGCACCGATCTTGGATACGAACGTGATTCGAGTCCTACATAGGGTCTTCGTCGCCGAGGGCGATCCTAAAACACAAAAGACCATGCTATGGGAATTGTCGGCCGCTCTGATCCCGACGGGAAAGGGGTATGACTTTAACCAGGCCATCATGGACTTTGGAGCGATGGTCTGTACGGCCCGTGCCCCCTATTGTCTGCTGTGTCCGATGAAGGCCTTCTGTAAGACCTATCCGTTCAGTCCGACTCGTGAAAGGTAGCAGGTAAGTCGTGCAAGTCGTTGAAGTGGCGGCGGGGCTTATCCATCGGGACGGTCGCTATCTGATCGCACGTCGAAAGCATGGAGTTCACCTGGCCGGTTTCTGGGAGTTTCCGGGCGGAAAACGGGAACGCGGCGAATCTCTCACCGAGTGTTTGCAGCGGGAATTGCTCGAAGAACTCCGTATTCACATCGACCTCCCTATCCCGTATCAGATCGTTCGGCACGACTACCCCGACAAGATCGTGGAGTTGCATTTTTTTCGCTGCGCGATTGAACAGGGTGAGCCGGTTCCCATCGGCTGCGAAGAAATCCGATGGGTGCATCCCGAAGAGCTCACACAATTCAAGTTTCCATCCGCGGACTATGCGGTGATCGAGGCCTTGCGGCGCGAAACGTTGGGAGCTTCACAATGAAGGTCGTGCTCGACATCGAAACCGTTCAGGCTCCCCGCAATGAATGGGCTCGTCTATTGGGAAAATCGCCGGCTAGTGAGGGGTCTCCACCGGCGGAAGGGGCCTACGATCTCTTTGCAGCAGGGGTTGCTGAAGAACGGCGCCGCGCGGAGGACGAGTCGTATGCCAAATCAGCGTTCGATGGGACGTTCAGCCGCATCGTTTGCATCGGTCTGCTGGAATTTTCCGATCAGATGGAGGCTCGCAGCGCCGTGGCCTGGTTTGGGGCTGACGAACGTGAGCTGCTCCGGCAATTTTGGGCCAGACTGGCCCACGACCGTCCCACCTTGTTCATCACGCATAACGGGCTTGGTTTTGACCTCCCCTTCATTCGGAAGCGGTCGATCATCAATCAAGTGAAACCCAGCCTCGACATCAATCTGGCGAAATTCCGTGCCGAACCGGTCTATGACACGATGGCGATTTGGAGTAATTGGGATACGAGGGGTTGGGTCAAGCTCGATGTCTTGGCCCGAGCGTTACAGGTGGAAACTAAATCAGGCAGCGGAGAGCAGGTGGCCGAAATGTGGGAGAAGGGGCAGGGCCGCGAGCTTGCGGAGTACTGTCTGCAAGATACCTACGTGACGTATGCCTGCTACTGCCGCATGAACTTTCGCCAGCCCCTGTCCAGGGAAGTCGTTTTGCTCCAACCTGAGTTGTACGACATCGGCTGATCGGTCGGTTCTCAGCGGATCGGGCGCGCTTCCGCCGATTTCTTTTTCGGGGCCGGACGGCTGGATGTCTTGCTTGCCTTCATGGCTTTCATCTCTTCCGCCCGTTGGCGAAGCTCTTGCTTCATCCACGCGGCTTCTTTCTTCAGCATCGCGATCTCAGAATCCTTCGCCTTATTGGCCGCGCGCGCGTCGCGGAGTTCATCCAATTTCTTGTTCAGCAGCTCATCGGTGGTCAATTGAGGAGTCCCCGAATCGACGGGGATGTTCATCGAAAAATCCTGGGTGGCGATAGATGCGTCCTGCGGCGGTGTTGTTGTCGTGGCCGGAGCGCTCGGCACCTGCATGGCGGCCGGTGAGGCAGAAGCCGGCATGGGTTTCGGTAGCCCCGCTACAGGGAGTGAGCCCGACATCGGCGCCTTGGCGAGAGCCTGCTGATCAATCACCATCGTCATGGCTCCGCTTCCCATCGCGACGAAGGAAGGAGCCTTTTCAAGGCGAGCGGCGGAGCTTGGCACGAAGCCCGAAGCCTTCCTATTCTGAGAAGCCGCAAGGGTCATGTAGATCGAGCCTTTATGAACATAGAGGGTGCCCGCCGTGGGTTCAGTGCCTGACCCTGCCGATGGAGACACCTTAAAACCGACAATCTGCTCCGGTTTGGCTTGCGATAAGCCTTGGGCTAGCAGGGGAGCAAGAAACTCGGCGTCTTCATCGCTGAATACTCTCATCGGCTTGCTGCCACTGGCGGGCGCGTTGGCCGGCATTTTCAGGACGTCGTCGGCCATGACGCCTTTGACGACTTTCAGCATGGTCATCTGATCGATCGAGACCGGATGGCTGGCTTCAAACGACCAATCAGCGATTTCCTTGAGATAAACCGATCCTTTCGCGTTTTTCTGAACCTTCGCCTCTCCGGAAAACATCGAGCAACCGGTCACGAGCAGGCTCAGGGACATCAAAGCGCCGACGTATTGGGAACTGTGGATGTTGAAGTATCTGCGCATGTGGGGTCTCCTGATGTGTAATCTTGATCGCTGAAGGCTCATCCTGAAATTTGATGGAAGCTCTGCATCTTCCCGTGGCTCAGGCGAACTACCAGATACCGAGGCCCATCAGTATCATCCCTATAGCCAACCAGCCGATTACCCCGACTGAAATGATCGTTTCGAGTGTGATGCGGGTATCAGAAGAGTTGGGAGTAGGCTTTGAATTGGAATCCGCGGGCTTCATGACGGACGGCAAGTTTCCTAGATGTCAAATCGATGGACATGAAAGGCTCAGCAAGGTCCATGCCTTCTGAGTTTGGATAATCGAAGCTGGATTGCTGTCCAGATGGGACGGGTTTTTCTCAGCATCATATGACCGAGAGGTCGAGACGACTGGAAAAGTTTCACGCAGAATGCACTTTGATAATCATAGAGTTAGCGGTGAGTGATGAATTATTTGGTGGTGCGACCGCTTGAGAGAGAAAGGGGAAGAAGTCCGTCATGGTCACGATTGCGTTGAATCGGGATGAAAATGATTGGTGAAAAAGCGTCAGAAGATAGTCAGGGAGGCTGTCAGAAAATGTTCATTCCGACCGTTGCGCGTCCAGAATTGTCCCAGAAGGCACGGCCACACGTCTCAGCAGGACAGCTATATGGAAAGCGATAGCCGTCATTCCCCATAGAGAGTCGCAGCCGATGCATCAAAGATATGCTTCGTCAGGAGAGTGCCCGGCTGAAAGTGCCCGGTACCTTTGTCCCATACGACCGTGATATTCCCATCGGTCTTTCCCATCCCTTGTGAAGAAGAACGGGTTGCGTCACCTTCGATCAATACTTCCAGAGCCGTGCCGATGTACTGCCGGTTGCGTTCCAAGGTGATGCGGCGTTGAATCTCCACCAGTCGGGCAACGCGCATCCCCTTGACGTGATCGGGGATATCGTCCGGGTATTTTCTTGCCGCAATCGTGTGCTTCCGCTCGGAATATTTGAAGATATAGGCCGAATCGAACTGGACCTGTTCCACCATGCGAGCAGTGGCTTGATAGTCCTCGTCCGACTCTGAGCAGAACCCGCAGATGATATCAGTGGTCAGGACGACATCGGGGATGGCGCTTCGAATACGATCTACCAGCGCCAGGTACTCGGTTCCCGTATAGGTCCGTCCCATCCGTTCGAGTATCCGATCGCTCCCTGCCTGAAGCGGCAGGTGAATGTGTTTGCAAACTTTTGGATGCGTGGCGATGGCCTCGATCAGTCCAGAGGGAAAGTCTTTAGGGTGAGGGGAGGTAAATCGTACTCGCTCGATGCCCGGCGTGTCTGCCACGGCGCTGATGAGTGTGGCAAAGTCCCACTCTCCGTGACGGTAGGAATTCACGTTCTGACCGAGCAGCGTGATTTGCTTAAACCCTCTGACGGCCGCATCACGAGCTTCACACAGCACGGACTCCGGATCTCGTGAGCGTTCTCGTCCTCTGGTGTAGGGAACGACACAGAAGGAACAAAAATTATCGCAGCCTCGCATCACGGTGACCCAGGCATTCACCCCGCTGTCGCGGTCCGGCATGATCCCTTCATAGGTTTCATCCTCCGACAGCTCAAGGGCGAATCCTTTTTGAGACAGTCCCTGTTCTTGCGCAGCGAGGGCTGTCGTCAGCAGCGACGGAAGTTGCCGGTAGGCGTCAGGCCCGGCCAACACATCGATGAGGGGCTCCTTCTCCGCCATGGCGGCCTTGAGGTTTTGGGCCATGCAGCCGAGGACGCCGACGACGAGCGGACGGTGTTTCTTCAGCGCCTTCAACTCGGAAAGATGGGCGTAGATCTTGTTGTGAGCGTTCTCTCGAATGGCGCAGGTATTGACCAGCACCACATCGGCCAGTTCACGGTCTTCGGTAAAGACGAAGCCCTCTCGCTTGAGCATCGAGCGAACCAGTTCGCTGTCGGATTCGTTCATCTGGCAGCCGAAGGTTTCGATGTGTACTTGGGGGAGGGTTTTCACAATCATAGTACCGCCAGGGTAGTGTTTGCCGGTTGAGCATGCACGACATGGCCGAACGTACAGCGGTCTGTCGCGGCGGAGATCGTGACGGGGAGGATCCGATTCTGAAGAGCCTCGGAATCCATGACCGCGACCTTCGTAAAGTTCGGAGTTGTACCGACGCGATACGATTCTCGGATTCCCGCTTCAAATAAAACCGAAACAGTCTTCCCGATTTGCCTATTGTGGAACGCGAGCCGTTTGGCCCGATCCAGATCCAGGAGCATGCCTGTCCGTTTCTTTAGCGTGGCCGACGGCACTCGTTGTTTCAGGCGCATCGCGGCTGTTCCCGGCCTGGATGAATAGGGGAATACATGAAAATAGGAGAAGGGAAGGTCTGTTGCGGCGGCCAACGTATTCCGAAATGCCGCGTCGGTTTCCCCGGGAAACCCGACCAGGAGATCAGTTCCAAGGCCCAGGTCTGGAACCATCGCGAAGGCCGTTTCGATCAGTCGACAATAGGTCTTGATCGTATGGCGTCGATTCATAGCCTGCAAGACTTGGTCGTCTCCGCTTTGCAAAGGGATATGCAGGTACGGACAGAACTTCTTCGATGACGCGAGGATCTCAAGCAATTCGTCGCCGACTGTTGTGGGTTCAATCGAAGAGATGCGGATGCGTTCGAGGCCGGCGACTCGATCGAGTCGCCGCAGTAACCCGCAAAAGTCCAAGCCGTTGTGCGAATACTGCCCGATATTCACCCCGGTCAGCACGATCTCCCGGTATCCTCCAGCCGTTAAGGATTCGACCTCACGGAGGATGTCGTCGAATGTTCGACTGCGCTCGTGCCCCCGCGCAAACGGAATAATGCAGAAGCTGCACATTGCGCTGCAGCCATCCTGAATCTTGAGCAGCGCACGGGTGGAGTCAGGTTCTGCGAAGTGCGGGAGGTCGAAGTTTCCGCGCGACATCGTTCGTGTATGATGAATCTCCATGACGGGTCGCTTCTGCAGCTCGCGGGCGGGCGGAAGATAGGCAGGCAAGTCGAGTTTAAATTGGTGGCCCACGATGAGATCGATTCCTGCTTGCTGCTTGAGTGTCTCCATTCCCGTTTGAGCGTAGCAGCCGGTCACCGCGATGAAGGCATGGGGAGAGTGTTTCAGGGTCTTGCGAATCAGGTATCGTGAGGTTCGTTCGGCGTCTTCCGTAACCGCACACGTATTGAGCACGAGCAGGTCGGTCGGTTGGCCGAACTCCACGAGCTGAAAACCCTTGTGCCGAAGCCCTTCGCCCAGGATCGATGTTTCGGCTTGATTCAGGCGGCAGCCGAGCGTATGAAGTGATGCACGGATGTTCATAGATGGAAAGCATTATAGGGAGATCATGTGTGTTCCGGCAAGGTTGCATGTCGACCTGATGGACCTGACCGTAGTTCGTTAGTCGCCGGACATGCGCCCGCTTAGGATCAAGGCAAGATCCCCAGGGTGAACGTGAAGGTCGTGCGCCTGCTTACTCTCATGTGTATAGTCACCTGGTTGCTGTGGAGCCCATCTTCGACGGGCTGGAGCAAAGATTCTCTTCCCGTCGAGCCTGATCTCAACACTCGTGTCGATGAACTGTATGACCATGAGGCGCGGCTTTTCATCATGCTGTATTCCCTCAGCGGCAATGGCCAGATCGACTATGTGACCGCCCGGCTGGTTCAGGAGTACTCCCGCAGCAGCTACGGCAATCCCGTCTACCAGACCGAAGCCCAACCTCTGTTCTATTGGTGGAATCACACCATGTGGAACGATCCGGAGCAGGACGGGGTCAACGGTAACGAAAGGGTCTATCAGGAAAATACGGATTTCGATATCTCACGGTACAAGCCTTGTTTGTTCAACGGACAGCCCTGTTAGTTCCACGCCACCCGATGAATCTTCTCCCGCATGTTTTGTGATTCTGCTGAGCCGCGCCGGGAGGCGATGGTATTCTGCGTTGCAGCTGAACATCGCCTCAGCCGCTATGCCTGTGAGTACATTTGACTCAGCCGACGTTCGCACGAGTGAGCTTCAATGAAACACGGATCCTTCGATCTGACCGGTCTCATGAATCGGCGCATATTGGTGATGCTGCCGTTGGGTTTTGCATCCGGCCTTCCGCTTGCGCTCACGTCCGGTACCTTGCAGGCCTGGTTGACGGTCGAGGGAGTCGATCTCAAGACCATCGGTATTTTCACGCTGGTCGGACTTCCCTATACCCTCAAATTCCTCTGGGCCCCTGTGATGGATCGGGTGGTTCCGCCCTGGTTAGGTCGGCGCCGTGGATGGATGGTGTTGACTCAACTCTGCGTTGCAGTCGGCCTCGGGCTCATGGCCGCGACCAATCCGCGAATTCATCCCGGCTGGCTGGCGGCGTATGCGTTACTGGTCGCATTTCTTGCCGCTTCGTTGGACATCGTCTTTGACGCCTATCGTACGGAAACACTCCGTCCTCACGAGCGTGGATTGGGTGCGGCGGTGTGGGTGAACGGGTATCGTATTGCCTTGCTGGCCTCAGGGGCCGGCGCGTTGGTGCTTGCCGATTATATTGGATGGCAGATGACGTATCTCGCGATGGCTGTCGTCATGCTGGCGGGAATGGTTATCGTCTTGGTCAGCCCGGCTCCCACACTTGTTGCCGACGCCCCAAAGAGCCTGAAAGAAGCCGTCGGCGCGCCGCTCGCTGAATTCTTCGCCCGGCCTCATGCATGGGGCTTCCTGGCCGTGATTATCCTTTACAAGCTTGGAGATGCCTTTGCGTCTACGCTCCAGACTGCCTTCCTGATAGGTGGGCTTGGCTTTTCCGCGACGGATGTCGGCGCCGTGAAGGGGTTAGGTGTTTTTGCCACATTGCTGGGCGCTTTTTTCGGCGGGCTCTTGATGACCAGGTCCGGACTCGTGCGGTCGTTGTTGCTCTTCGGTGTATTGCAGGCTGTCTCAAACCTTGGATTTGTCGCATTGGCATTGGCGGGAAAAAATGCGACGGTACTGACGGCGGCAGTCGTGATCGAAAATGTAACAGGAGGGATGGGAACGGCAGCGTTCGTGGCATTGGTCATGTCGCTCTGTAATCCGCGGTATACGGCCACTCAGTTCGCGCTGCTGTCTTCCTTGGAGGCGTTGGGAAGGGTATTTGCCGGCCGCCCATCAGCGGATGTCGTTGCCATGGTCGGATGGACGCAGTTTTTTGTCTTGACCGTGGTGGTGGCCCTACCGGGTCTCTGGGCCGTCTGGCGGATCCGACGGGTTCTCGATCCGGATCAACCGGCTCCCCCTCGAACATCCGTCATGGACCCCCAGTCACAAGGATCAGATGAACGAAGTCAGGGCAAG is a genomic window containing:
- a CDS encoding type II toxin-antitoxin system RelE/ParE family toxin is translated as MPWYRLTFRTGTAQDLAMIDQPMAQRLLDKSKWLASNVDNLRHEPIADDLPGLCKYAVGEWRIFYAIDRTEQLVDIHAILRQSELGF
- a CDS encoding NUDIX hydrolase — its product is MNFCSACGKAVIQKVPPGDNLPRFVCETCQAIHYHNPKIVAGCIPEWEDQILLCRRAIEPKSGLWTYPAGFMELGEGTEQAAMRETLEEAQAQVTIVQLHSVLSLPRIGQVYITFIGRLQIKQFSAGFESLDVRLFPRHEIPWNEIAFPVVKEALRHYIEDAARGTFQLHVADVLGAIN
- a CDS encoding A/G-specific adenine glycosylase encodes the protein MPARRPSNKKKPGKSVLPDLSAKRRFQRRLLKWYGEYGRDLPWRKTSDPYHILVSEVMLQQTQVDRVVPKYHEFLERYPSFEDLAEAQVADVKKTWYPLGYNIRPERLHGIACETVERYGGKLPSDAEELLSFKGIGRYTAGAIRSFAFNEDAPILDTNVIRVLHRVFVAEGDPKTQKTMLWELSAALIPTGKGYDFNQAIMDFGAMVCTARAPYCLLCPMKAFCKTYPFSPTRER
- a CDS encoding PilZ domain-containing protein, whose protein sequence is MVVRKFPRFPLAVPSTLVQRDKLRYKASVKDLSLKGCRLESTIRPFTGMMVELLLELPGEATPIHISNATVRWTGSQGLGVEFLTVAPADEERLKRVVEQLSVQAGQALVFPKAAN
- a CDS encoding (deoxy)nucleoside triphosphate pyrophosphohydrolase yields the protein MQVVEVAAGLIHRDGRYLIARRKHGVHLAGFWEFPGGKRERGESLTECLQRELLEELRIHIDLPIPYQIVRHDYPDKIVELHFFRCAIEQGEPVPIGCEEIRWVHPEELTQFKFPSADYAVIEALRRETLGASQ
- a CDS encoding ribonuclease H-like domain-containing protein, whose protein sequence is MKVVLDIETVQAPRNEWARLLGKSPASEGSPPAEGAYDLFAAGVAEERRRAEDESYAKSAFDGTFSRIVCIGLLEFSDQMEARSAVAWFGADERELLRQFWARLAHDRPTLFITHNGLGFDLPFIRKRSIINQVKPSLDINLAKFRAEPVYDTMAIWSNWDTRGWVKLDVLARALQVETKSGSGEQVAEMWEKGQGRELAEYCLQDTYVTYACYCRMNFRQPLSREVVLLQPELYDIG
- the miaB gene encoding tRNA (N6-isopentenyl adenosine(37)-C2)-methylthiotransferase MiaB, translating into MIVKTLPQVHIETFGCQMNESDSELVRSMLKREGFVFTEDRELADVVLVNTCAIRENAHNKIYAHLSELKALKKHRPLVVGVLGCMAQNLKAAMAEKEPLIDVLAGPDAYRQLPSLLTTALAAQEQGLSQKGFALELSEDETYEGIMPDRDSGVNAWVTVMRGCDNFCSFCVVPYTRGRERSRDPESVLCEARDAAVRGFKQITLLGQNVNSYRHGEWDFATLISAVADTPGIERVRFTSPHPKDFPSGLIEAIATHPKVCKHIHLPLQAGSDRILERMGRTYTGTEYLALVDRIRSAIPDVVLTTDIICGFCSESDEDYQATARMVEQVQFDSAYIFKYSERKHTIAARKYPDDIPDHVKGMRVARLVEIQRRITLERNRQYIGTALEVLIEGDATRSSSQGMGKTDGNITVVWDKGTGHFQPGTLLTKHIFDASAATLYGE
- a CDS encoding MFS transporter: MKHGSFDLTGLMNRRILVMLPLGFASGLPLALTSGTLQAWLTVEGVDLKTIGIFTLVGLPYTLKFLWAPVMDRVVPPWLGRRRGWMVLTQLCVAVGLGLMAATNPRIHPGWLAAYALLVAFLAASLDIVFDAYRTETLRPHERGLGAAVWVNGYRIALLASGAGALVLADYIGWQMTYLAMAVVMLAGMVIVLVSPAPTLVADAPKSLKEAVGAPLAEFFARPHAWGFLAVIILYKLGDAFASTLQTAFLIGGLGFSATDVGAVKGLGVFATLLGAFFGGLLMTRSGLVRSLLLFGVLQAVSNLGFVALALAGKNATVLTAAVVIENVTGGMGTAAFVALVMSLCNPRYTATQFALLSSLEALGRVFAGRPSADVVAMVGWTQFFVLTVVVALPGLWAVWRIRRVLDPDQPAPPRTSVMDPQSQGSDERSQGKLIG
- the mtaB gene encoding tRNA (N(6)-L-threonylcarbamoyladenosine(37)-C(2))-methylthiotransferase MtaB, encoding MNIRASLHTLGCRLNQAETSILGEGLRHKGFQLVEFGQPTDLLVLNTCAVTEDAERTSRYLIRKTLKHSPHAFIAVTGCYAQTGMETLKQQAGIDLIVGHQFKLDLPAYLPPARELQKRPVMEIHHTRTMSRGNFDLPHFAEPDSTRALLKIQDGCSAMCSFCIIPFARGHERSRTFDDILREVESLTAGGYREIVLTGVNIGQYSHNGLDFCGLLRRLDRVAGLERIRISSIEPTTVGDELLEILASSKKFCPYLHIPLQSGDDQVLQAMNRRHTIKTYCRLIETAFAMVPDLGLGTDLLVGFPGETDAAFRNTLAAATDLPFSYFHVFPYSSRPGTAAMRLKQRVPSATLKKRTGMLLDLDRAKRLAFHNRQIGKTVSVLFEAGIRESYRVGTTPNFTKVAVMDSEALQNRILPVTISAATDRCTFGHVVHAQPANTTLAVL